The following are from one region of the Dehalococcoidia bacterium genome:
- a CDS encoding beta-propeller fold lactonase family protein, translating into MQRTVLIVLGLVLLAVIPAVPFAAANGVGTIYVTHGAGNQVSILSATENEVLATIDVGLDPRAVVYSGDGRFAYVANRGSNTISVIEAPIDSVVKTYPVGGPPAALALDPTGRYLYIASAASNQIFVMDTATGARVGSLGALGPPSALALTPGGNLLLALVPSERSLSIYDVSGRVVGSLPVGEGAAALAVAPGQAFVANRQSNSVTLIDLARRESIATIPVGEAPSALAIAPDGRTLYVANSGNNTLSFVDIEAGRVRSTLAVGRMPIAIAVAPDGGTLYVVNARDATVAAIDPATELVRAVIRVQPDPTGIAISPLQPNLLPGGLPGIATPPALEPDRPVPRAPSGSAEPRPASAPPLPPLPAALPRTGDGSAPSSAILLPLAIVLVLLGARWRRSAP; encoded by the coding sequence GTGCAGCGAACTGTCCTCATCGTCCTCGGCTTGGTCCTGCTCGCCGTCATCCCCGCTGTTCCGTTCGCCGCAGCAAATGGGGTTGGCACGATCTATGTCACCCACGGCGCGGGGAATCAGGTGAGTATTCTCTCGGCGACCGAGAATGAAGTGCTTGCGACAATCGACGTCGGCCTCGACCCGCGGGCGGTGGTGTACAGCGGCGACGGACGTTTTGCCTACGTCGCCAACCGCGGGTCCAACACCATCTCCGTGATCGAAGCGCCGATCGACTCGGTGGTCAAGACCTATCCCGTCGGCGGACCGCCAGCGGCGCTCGCGCTCGACCCTACCGGCCGCTATCTCTACATCGCGAGCGCCGCCTCGAACCAGATCTTTGTGATGGACACCGCCACTGGAGCGCGGGTCGGCAGCCTTGGCGCTCTTGGACCGCCGAGCGCCCTTGCGCTCACGCCGGGGGGAAATCTTCTCCTTGCCCTCGTGCCAAGCGAGCGTTCGCTGTCGATCTACGATGTCTCGGGTCGCGTTGTGGGGTCGCTCCCCGTCGGCGAGGGGGCTGCCGCTCTCGCCGTCGCGCCTGGGCAGGCGTTCGTCGCTAACCGTCAGAGCAACAGCGTCACCCTTATCGACCTCGCGCGGCGAGAGAGCATTGCGACGATCCCCGTCGGCGAAGCGCCCAGCGCGCTCGCGATCGCGCCGGATGGGCGGACGCTCTACGTTGCCAACAGCGGGAACAACACCCTCTCGTTTGTCGACATTGAGGCGGGGCGCGTTCGTTCAACGCTCGCCGTCGGGCGCATGCCTATCGCGATCGCGGTCGCGCCTGACGGAGGGACGCTGTATGTGGTGAACGCGCGGGACGCGACCGTCGCCGCTATTGACCCCGCGACCGAGCTGGTACGAGCGGTTATCCGCGTCCAGCCGGACCCAACCGGCATCGCGATTTCGCCGCTCCAGCCGAACCTGCTGCCCGGCGGGCTGCCCGGTATTGCGACGCCGCCCGCCCTCGAGCCGGACCGGCCAGTACCCCGCGCCCCAAGTGGAAGCGCAGAGCCGCGCCCAGCGAGCGCGCCGCCTCTTCCCCCGCTGCCCGCCGCGCTGCCGCGCACCGGGGACGGGAGCGCCCCCAGCAGCGCGATCCTCCTTCCCCTCGCCATCGTGCTTGTGCTCCTCGGCGCACGATGGCGCAGGAGCGCGCCATGA
- the rodA gene encoding rod shape-determining protein RodA: MDVRVWRTMDPLIVAAMAGLIVLGLVLIYSASATGEWARGPLVDHPMVRQLFYAAIGFGALLLAMMLDYRLLGRAAPVLYALAVLALIAVLVVGQESYGAKRWINLPVVQFQPSEFSKLVLIITLAKFFADREGSVRSLRTLTLSLLLAVIPMGLIFLEPDVGTTLVVGAIWLGMALMSGIPLRYFGILTLAGLIVLPLIYEFALQDYQRARIETFLDPERDPLGRSYNLIQAEISIGSGGFFGKGLMAGTQTQLNYLRVQTTDFIFSVLGEELGFLGGVLLLGLFTVILLRAIGAAERARDPFARLLVSGICIMLLVQTTINIAVNTRLIPATGVPLPFISAGGTSLITCMIAIGLIESVAARRSRG, from the coding sequence ATGGATGTTCGCGTTTGGCGCACGATGGACCCGCTGATTGTCGCCGCGATGGCGGGATTGATCGTTCTCGGGCTAGTCCTGATCTACAGCGCCTCTGCCACGGGGGAATGGGCGCGCGGGCCGCTTGTCGACCATCCCATGGTGCGCCAGCTGTTCTACGCCGCTATCGGCTTCGGCGCTCTCCTGCTGGCCATGATGCTCGATTATCGTCTGCTCGGCCGGGCGGCGCCCGTCCTCTACGCGCTTGCTGTCCTCGCGCTCATCGCTGTCCTCGTCGTCGGCCAAGAGAGCTACGGCGCAAAGCGGTGGATCAACCTGCCAGTCGTTCAATTCCAGCCCTCTGAGTTCTCCAAGCTTGTGCTGATCATCACCCTCGCCAAGTTCTTCGCTGACCGCGAAGGCTCGGTCCGCTCGCTGCGGACCTTGACGCTGTCGCTCCTGCTGGCGGTGATCCCGATGGGGCTCATCTTCCTCGAGCCCGATGTCGGGACAACTCTCGTCGTCGGCGCGATCTGGCTGGGCATGGCGCTGATGAGCGGTATCCCGCTGCGCTATTTCGGGATACTGACCCTTGCAGGGCTGATTGTGCTGCCGCTGATCTATGAGTTCGCGCTCCAAGACTATCAGCGCGCCCGCATCGAGACCTTTCTCGACCCTGAGCGCGACCCGCTCGGCCGCTCCTACAACCTGATCCAAGCCGAGATCTCCATCGGGTCCGGCGGCTTTTTCGGGAAAGGGCTGATGGCCGGAACCCAAACGCAGCTGAACTATCTGCGCGTGCAGACTACCGACTTCATCTTCAGCGTTTTAGGGGAAGAACTCGGCTTTCTCGGCGGCGTCCTCTTGCTCGGCCTGTTCACGGTCATCCTTCTGCGCGCGATTGGGGCGGCTGAGCGCGCCCGCGACCCGTTTGCGCGGCTGCTTGTGAGCGGCATCTGCATCATGCTCTTGGTTCAGACGACGATCAACATCGCGGTCAACACGCGGCTGATCCCCGCGACGGGCGTGCCGCTCCCTTTCATCTCGGCAGGCGGCACCTCACTCATCACCTGCATGATCGCCATCGGCCTGATCGAGTCGGTGGCAGCGCGCCGGAGCCGCGGGTGA
- a CDS encoding queuosine salvage family protein, which produces MTLGVRETTARVVARARQVRLVPEAAQALAAAIQSLHPTPPAWNARYHLVAPPATLAQYLLLVDALNFSFWGEPKWSIEDDGERLDGYWALAAALKRAIRDGVPLLDARFLADLDRATLAAVLRGNCEIPMLEERLANAREVGRVLVDRFEGTFAAAIAMADGSAEALVRLLVDSFPSFNDCATYDGDEVRFYKRAQLLASDLAAAGAVPPWRDRAALTVFADYQLPRVLRAFGVLEYAPPLAETVDARREIPAGAPEEVEIRAATVQAGELIREALAARGRAVTAVEVDTLLWTMAQAPLPNDRPYHRTRTIFY; this is translated from the coding sequence GTGACGCTCGGCGTCCGCGAGACGACGGCGCGGGTCGTCGCCCGGGCTCGTCAGGTTCGGCTCGTTCCTGAAGCGGCGCAAGCGCTCGCCGCCGCAATCCAGTCCCTCCACCCAACCCCTCCGGCATGGAACGCGCGCTATCACTTGGTCGCGCCGCCCGCCACGCTCGCCCAGTATCTGCTGCTGGTGGATGCGCTGAACTTTTCCTTCTGGGGCGAGCCGAAGTGGTCGATCGAGGATGACGGCGAACGGCTCGACGGCTACTGGGCGTTGGCGGCAGCGCTCAAGCGGGCCATCCGCGACGGCGTCCCCCTCCTCGATGCCCGTTTCCTCGCCGACCTCGACCGCGCCACGCTCGCCGCGGTGCTGCGCGGCAATTGCGAAATCCCGATGCTTGAGGAGCGGCTGGCCAACGCCCGGGAGGTGGGGCGCGTGCTGGTCGACCGCTTCGAGGGCACATTCGCGGCTGCGATCGCGATGGCGGACGGGAGTGCGGAGGCGCTCGTGCGTCTGCTGGTGGACTCCTTTCCATCGTTCAACGACTGCGCCACCTACGACGGCGACGAGGTCCGCTTCTACAAGCGGGCCCAACTCCTCGCTTCCGACCTTGCCGCCGCCGGCGCTGTTCCTCCGTGGCGTGACCGTGCAGCGCTGACCGTCTTTGCCGATTATCAGCTCCCGCGCGTGCTGCGTGCCTTCGGGGTGCTCGAGTACGCGCCGCCGCTGGCCGAGACGGTCGATGCTCGGCGAGAGATCCCGGCGGGCGCGCCCGAGGAGGTCGAGATCCGTGCGGCTACAGTTCAAGCAGGCGAGCTGATCCGGGAGGCCCTCGCAGCGCGCGGGCGCGCGGTCACCGCGGTGGAGGTCGACACCCTGCTCTGGACGATGGCCCAAGCCCCCTTGCCCAACGATCGTCCGTATCACCGCACGCGAACCATCTTCTACTGA
- a CDS encoding branched-chain amino acid transaminase codes for MGTMRPYAFLNGQFVALEDAKVSIATHALHYGTGCFEGIRGNWNDQEETLYLFRLREHYERLARSAKVLNIKLPYSVEELCAITVELVERSGYREDVYIRPLAFKGAPVLGVRLHDLEDSLVIFVTPFGNYLDVDAGIKVCVSSWRRIDDNTIPARAKIAGGYVNSALARTEAHLNGYDEAIMLNHDGHVSEGSGENIFLVREGLLHTPGINENILEGITRHSVMTLAANELDIRTIERTIDRSELYIADEIFLTGTAAHVTPVIEVDRRPVGSGAVGPITRQISKLYFDVVRGVNKKYIGWCTPVRPAPVAAGR; via the coding sequence GTGGGAACGATGAGACCGTATGCGTTTCTCAATGGCCAGTTCGTTGCCTTGGAGGACGCCAAGGTTTCTATCGCCACCCACGCCCTCCATTATGGGACCGGCTGCTTCGAGGGCATCCGCGGCAACTGGAACGATCAGGAAGAGACGCTCTACCTGTTCCGGCTGCGCGAACACTACGAGCGGCTGGCGCGCAGCGCGAAGGTGCTCAACATCAAACTCCCTTACAGCGTCGAGGAGCTCTGCGCGATCACCGTCGAACTGGTCGAGCGCAGCGGCTACCGCGAGGACGTCTACATCCGCCCCCTTGCCTTCAAAGGGGCGCCAGTGCTCGGCGTTCGGCTCCACGACCTGGAAGACTCGCTCGTGATCTTCGTCACGCCCTTCGGCAATTATCTCGATGTCGACGCCGGCATCAAAGTGTGTGTCTCCAGCTGGCGGCGGATCGATGACAACACCATCCCCGCGCGAGCGAAGATCGCGGGCGGCTACGTCAACAGCGCGCTTGCCCGCACCGAGGCCCATCTGAACGGCTACGACGAAGCGATCATGCTGAATCATGACGGCCATGTCTCGGAAGGGAGCGGCGAAAATATCTTCCTCGTCCGCGAAGGCCTCCTGCACACCCCGGGCATCAATGAGAACATTCTCGAAGGCATCACGCGCCACTCGGTGATGACGCTCGCGGCGAACGAGCTCGACATTCGCACGATCGAGCGCACTATCGACCGGAGCGAACTGTACATTGCCGATGAGATCTTCCTCACCGGCACTGCCGCCCACGTCACGCCGGTGATCGAGGTCGACCGGCGGCCGGTCGGCTCCGGCGCGGTCGGCCCGATCACGCGGCAGATCAGCAAGCTCTATTTCGATGTCGTGCGCGGCGTCAATAAGAAGTACATCGGCTGGTGCACGCCGGTCCGCCCGGCGCCGGTGGCGGCGGGCCGCTAG
- the mrdA gene encoding penicillin-binding protein 2, which translates to MLTTLGGGTKFKSPKRPRLTPAAAIRLRFWALRAAVFLLFGILIVQLWRLQVVEGRVYQTRAEVNRVRLQTIPPIRGVVFDRNGRQLVRNVPSFVVSVTPFDLPIDQQARVAERLAKLLNMLPEDVERPIALRRLRGEIFQPVIIKSGIDQTTAFIIEENNDKLPGVQVRTESVRQYLGGPIYSHILGYTGRITEEEYQALRHLGYTLNDRLGKTGVELTFERVLRGQPGKEQIIVNATGRQVGELDSIAPVPGDNLVLTIDSDLQSFVADAVRATMGNSKYAVGIVIHVKTGELLAFVSLPGYDNNLFSGPVPEKEWNELLTSPSRPLVNHGISDNFPPGSIFKLITGAAALQEKIATVDTKIFSKGYLELRSEIDPRIIYIFRDWGAHGWLDFYQAMARSGDVYFYQLAGGHYDFPGLGAERLAAYSRAFGLGEPTGVDLPGEVGGVVPTPAWKLREFGEEWYTGDTYNMGIGQGFWAVTPLQMLMVVTAFANGGELLRPLIVKEIRDPNNNVVQRFEREVRRRVPVSVDNLNEVSRGMVLGVEWEQGTAREAFVPGMRIAAKTGTAEFGQRDPRTGWYESQHGWCFAFGPVENPEIAVLVFHEFGSGGQTAAPAVGRILRYYFSRGQLAR; encoded by the coding sequence ATGCTGACCACGCTCGGCGGCGGGACAAAGTTCAAATCGCCGAAGCGGCCGCGCCTCACTCCCGCGGCCGCAATCCGCCTCCGTTTCTGGGCGCTGCGCGCGGCGGTGTTTCTCCTTTTTGGCATCTTGATCGTTCAGCTGTGGCGGCTCCAAGTCGTCGAGGGGCGCGTCTATCAGACCCGCGCCGAGGTCAACCGGGTGCGCCTCCAAACGATCCCGCCAATCCGCGGCGTCGTCTTCGACCGAAATGGGCGGCAGCTCGTTCGCAATGTCCCGAGCTTTGTCGTGAGCGTGACGCCCTTCGACTTGCCGATCGATCAGCAAGCGCGGGTCGCTGAGCGCTTAGCGAAGCTGCTCAACATGCTGCCTGAGGATGTGGAGCGGCCGATCGCCCTGCGTCGGCTTCGCGGCGAAATCTTCCAGCCCGTCATTATCAAGTCGGGCATCGACCAGACCACGGCATTCATCATCGAGGAGAACAACGACAAGCTTCCTGGCGTCCAAGTGCGGACGGAGTCGGTACGGCAGTATCTCGGCGGGCCCATCTATTCCCACATTCTCGGCTATACCGGCCGCATCACCGAGGAGGAGTATCAAGCGCTGCGCCATCTCGGCTATACCCTGAACGACCGCCTCGGCAAGACGGGGGTCGAGCTGACCTTTGAGCGCGTACTGCGCGGACAGCCCGGCAAAGAGCAGATCATCGTCAATGCGACCGGCCGCCAAGTTGGGGAGCTCGACTCGATCGCTCCCGTTCCCGGCGACAACCTAGTCCTCACCATCGACAGCGATCTTCAGAGCTTCGTCGCCGATGCTGTGCGGGCGACGATGGGCAACTCGAAATACGCAGTCGGGATCGTCATTCACGTCAAAACGGGGGAGCTGCTCGCCTTCGTCTCGCTCCCGGGGTATGACAACAATCTGTTCTCCGGACCCGTGCCAGAGAAAGAGTGGAATGAACTGCTGACTAGTCCGTCACGGCCGCTCGTCAACCATGGGATTAGCGACAATTTCCCCCCGGGCTCGATCTTCAAGCTGATCACGGGGGCGGCGGCACTCCAAGAGAAGATCGCCACAGTCGATACCAAGATCTTTTCAAAAGGCTATCTTGAACTGCGCTCCGAGATCGACCCGCGCATTATTTACATCTTCCGTGACTGGGGCGCTCATGGATGGCTTGACTTCTATCAAGCGATGGCGCGCTCCGGCGATGTCTACTTTTACCAGCTTGCCGGCGGCCACTACGACTTTCCGGGGCTGGGGGCCGAGCGGCTCGCGGCCTATTCGCGCGCTTTCGGTCTTGGCGAGCCGACCGGCGTCGACCTTCCTGGCGAGGTCGGCGGGGTCGTTCCTACCCCGGCGTGGAAACTCCGGGAGTTCGGCGAGGAGTGGTACACCGGCGACACCTACAACATGGGGATCGGGCAGGGCTTCTGGGCGGTGACACCGCTCCAGATGCTGATGGTGGTGACTGCCTTCGCAAATGGCGGAGAACTCCTCCGGCCGCTGATCGTCAAAGAGATCCGCGATCCCAACAACAACGTCGTTCAGCGCTTCGAGCGAGAAGTCCGGCGGCGCGTTCCGGTGAGCGTCGACAATCTGAACGAAGTCAGCCGCGGAATGGTGCTCGGCGTGGAATGGGAGCAGGGAACAGCGCGCGAGGCTTTTGTTCCCGGGATGCGCATCGCGGCGAAGACCGGCACCGCCGAGTTCGGCCAGCGCGACCCGCGGACAGGCTGGTACGAGTCGCAGCACGGCTGGTGCTTCGCCTTCGGGCCGGTCGAAAACCCGGAGATCGCGGTCCTCGTCTTTCATGAGTTCGGCAGCGGCGGCCAAACGGCCGCCCCTGCTGTCGGGCGCATCCTCCGCTATTACTTCTCCCGCGGCCAGTTGGCGCGCTAG
- a CDS encoding rod shape-determining protein, translating into MNSLLGFFSHDIGIDLGTANTLVLVKGKGVVINEPSVVAYDKKNRRVQAVGAEAKRMVGRTPASIVAVRPLRDGVISDFETTERMLQYFIAKVHEKTTFMVPKPRVVIGIPSGVTEVEKRAVHDAALNAGAREAYIIEEPMAAAIGAGQPVMEPAGSMIVDIGGGTTEVAVISLGGIVASRSIRIAGDEMDQDIIAYARQKHNLLIGERTAEQIKIQAGSAYPLEEEIEVTLKGRDVVTGLPKQITISSVEIREAISNSVNAIVEAVKSTIEITPPELIADLMEYGIALAGGGALLRGLDQRLSQETKFRVWVADDPLSCVVKGTGEVLEDLDRLRKVLVQLQYTKPPRYG; encoded by the coding sequence ATCAACAGCCTACTCGGCTTCTTCTCGCACGATATCGGGATCGATCTCGGGACGGCGAACACCCTTGTTTTGGTGAAAGGCAAGGGGGTGGTGATCAACGAGCCGTCGGTGGTCGCCTACGACAAGAAAAACCGGCGGGTCCAAGCGGTTGGGGCTGAGGCGAAGCGGATGGTGGGGCGAACGCCGGCGAGCATCGTGGCAGTGCGCCCTCTCCGCGACGGGGTGATCTCGGATTTCGAGACCACCGAGCGGATGCTGCAGTACTTCATCGCGAAGGTGCACGAGAAGACGACCTTCATGGTGCCGAAGCCGCGCGTGGTGATCGGCATTCCGAGCGGGGTCACCGAGGTCGAAAAACGCGCTGTCCACGATGCCGCGCTCAATGCCGGGGCGCGCGAGGCGTATATCATCGAAGAGCCGATGGCCGCGGCCATCGGCGCAGGCCAGCCGGTCATGGAGCCTGCTGGTTCGATGATCGTCGATATCGGCGGCGGCACCACCGAGGTCGCCGTCATTTCGCTGGGCGGGATCGTCGCCAGCCGCTCGATCCGCATTGCCGGCGACGAGATGGACCAAGATATCATCGCCTATGCCCGCCAGAAGCATAACCTTCTGATCGGGGAGCGCACTGCCGAGCAGATCAAAATTCAGGCCGGCTCCGCCTACCCGCTCGAGGAGGAGATCGAAGTCACCTTGAAGGGGCGGGATGTGGTCACCGGCTTGCCGAAGCAGATCACGATCAGCAGCGTCGAGATCCGCGAGGCGATCTCCAACTCGGTCAACGCGATTGTCGAGGCGGTGAAATCGACGATCGAGATCACGCCGCCCGAGCTGATCGCCGACCTGATGGAGTACGGCATCGCGCTGGCGGGTGGCGGCGCGCTCCTGCGCGGGCTTGATCAGCGGCTGTCGCAGGAGACAAAGTTTCGTGTCTGGGTCGCGGATGACCCGCTCAGCTGCGTTGTCAAGGGCACTGGCGAGGTATTGGAAGACCTCGACCGGCTCCGCAAAGTGCTGGTGCAGCTGCAATACACAAAGCCGCCTCGCTACGGGTAA
- a CDS encoding type III pantothenate kinase — protein MLLVIDVGNTNVAIGVYVGDQLRARWRFATDVRKTPDEYAVLLRGMLPPSGIPLDAITDVILSSVVPPLIGTMIQVCEQLFRLRPLVVEAGIRTGIRIVSEQPREVGADRIANAVGAVRTYGGPAIVVDFGTATTFDAISKEGDYLGGAIAPGIGIASEALFAHAAKLPRIDLVRPKSVIGRNTVTAMQAGIIFGYVGLVDGLVERIKRELGGEATVIATGGLAEIIARESTTIAIVDHDLTLTGLYHLYHLNRSPA, from the coding sequence GTGCTTCTCGTCATCGACGTCGGCAATACAAACGTCGCCATCGGCGTCTACGTCGGCGATCAACTGCGGGCGCGGTGGCGGTTTGCGACCGACGTTCGCAAGACCCCCGATGAATACGCGGTCCTGCTCCGGGGCATGCTGCCCCCCAGCGGGATCCCGCTTGACGCGATCACCGATGTCATTCTCTCGAGCGTTGTCCCTCCGCTCATCGGCACGATGATCCAGGTGTGCGAACAGCTCTTCCGCCTTCGGCCGCTCGTCGTCGAGGCGGGCATCCGCACTGGCATCCGGATTGTCTCCGAGCAGCCGCGAGAGGTGGGCGCCGACCGCATCGCGAACGCTGTCGGCGCCGTCCGCACCTACGGCGGCCCGGCAATCGTTGTCGATTTCGGCACAGCCACCACGTTTGACGCGATTTCGAAGGAGGGGGACTATCTTGGCGGCGCAATCGCGCCTGGGATCGGCATCGCCAGCGAAGCGCTCTTTGCCCACGCGGCCAAACTCCCCCGTATCGACCTTGTCCGCCCGAAATCGGTCATCGGCCGCAACACCGTCACCGCAATGCAGGCAGGCATCATCTTCGGCTATGTCGGCCTCGTCGATGGCCTCGTCGAGCGGATCAAGCGCGAACTCGGCGGCGAGGCGACCGTGATCGCGACGGGGGGGCTGGCCGAGATCATCGCGCGCGAGTCGACGACGATCGCCATCGTCGACCACGACCTCACCTTGACCGGCCTCTATCACCTCTATCATCTGAACCGGTCGCCCGCATGA
- the coaBC gene encoding bifunctional phosphopantothenoylcysteine decarboxylase/phosphopantothenate--cysteine ligase CoaBC — translation MSALRGRRVLLAVCGSIAAYKAVQLASDLVKAGALVDTILTEGALQFVQPLSFRALTHRLVVTTLWDPHHPSGVLHVDLATAAEALLVAPATADTIARLALGLADDLLGCVALSTTAPLVLAPAMESHMFLHPATQQHLTALRERGAFIIAPDVGRLASGASGIGRMAEPAAILGHLAAVLGRNGDLAGRHIVVTAGGTREPIDPVRYLSNRSTGKQGYAIAEAARDRGARVTLVTSASLPPPPAVTVVAVERAEEMLEAVAAACRDADALIMAAAVADYRVAAPASEKIKKGADRLTLELVKNPDILASVRGDFIRVGFAAETEQLLAHAEEKLRAKALDLIVANDVSAPDAGFAVDTNRVVLVSPEGAEALPLLSKREVADRILDRVVARLRARRA, via the coding sequence ATGAGCGCGCTGCGAGGCCGCCGCGTTCTCCTCGCTGTCTGCGGGTCGATTGCGGCCTATAAGGCCGTTCAGCTCGCGAGCGACCTCGTCAAGGCCGGGGCGCTCGTCGACACGATCCTCACCGAGGGTGCGCTCCAGTTTGTCCAGCCGCTCTCTTTCCGCGCGCTGACCCATCGCCTTGTCGTCACCACCCTCTGGGACCCGCATCATCCGAGCGGTGTCCTCCACGTCGACCTCGCGACTGCTGCCGAAGCGCTGCTGGTAGCGCCTGCGACCGCCGACACAATCGCCCGGCTCGCGCTCGGCCTCGCGGATGATCTGCTCGGCTGTGTCGCCTTGTCGACGACCGCACCGCTCGTGCTTGCGCCGGCGATGGAGTCGCACATGTTCCTCCATCCGGCGACCCAGCAGCACCTGACCGCCCTCCGCGAGCGCGGCGCCTTCATCATCGCCCCGGACGTTGGCCGGCTGGCGTCGGGGGCGAGCGGTATCGGGCGGATGGCCGAGCCGGCGGCGATCCTCGGCCATCTCGCGGCGGTGCTCGGACGGAACGGCGACCTCGCCGGCCGCCACATCGTTGTCACTGCCGGCGGCACGCGCGAGCCGATCGATCCCGTTCGCTACCTCTCCAATCGCTCAACTGGCAAGCAGGGCTACGCGATCGCCGAAGCGGCGCGGGATCGCGGGGCGCGGGTTACGCTGGTGACGAGCGCGTCGCTGCCCCCTCCGCCGGCGGTGACCGTCGTTGCGGTCGAGCGCGCCGAAGAGATGCTCGAGGCGGTGGCCGCTGCCTGCCGGGATGCCGACGCCCTGATCATGGCGGCGGCGGTCGCTGACTATCGGGTTGCGGCGCCGGCGAGCGAGAAGATCAAAAAAGGCGCCGACCGGCTGACGCTCGAACTGGTCAAGAACCCCGACATCTTGGCGTCGGTCCGCGGCGATTTCATCCGGGTCGGCTTTGCTGCTGAAACCGAGCAGCTGCTCGCTCACGCGGAAGAAAAACTACGCGCAAAAGCGCTCGACCTGATCGTCGCGAACGACGTCTCTGCGCCCGACGCCGGCTTCGCGGTCGATACCAACCGGGTCGTGCTCGTCTCCCCAGAAGGAGCTGAAGCGCTGCCCCTTCTCAGCAAGCGCGAGGTGGCCGACCGCATTCTCGACCGCGTCGTCGCCCGCCTGCGCGCTCGCCGCGCTTGA
- the mreD gene encoding rod shape-determining protein MreD yields MTTALIAVLFLLAVVLLHVTVLPTVLPTTFRPDALLAATMTWGALAGYRQAVAVGVVGGFLVDLWGDAPIGVTGLLVGAVAFLTAVGEIPLVPANALFPLLAAFVGELLVQGLRIILFQALGRPVEIVEPMPALILLTAVSTALLALGFYPFARWLDRRRRGPRLEW; encoded by the coding sequence TTGACGACGGCGCTTATCGCGGTGCTCTTCCTCCTTGCGGTGGTGCTGCTGCACGTGACCGTTTTGCCCACGGTGCTGCCGACTACCTTCCGTCCTGACGCGCTGCTGGCGGCGACAATGACGTGGGGCGCGCTTGCGGGCTACCGCCAAGCGGTCGCCGTTGGCGTGGTCGGCGGCTTTCTCGTCGACCTGTGGGGGGATGCCCCGATCGGGGTGACCGGCCTTCTCGTAGGCGCTGTCGCGTTCCTGACGGCCGTCGGCGAGATCCCGCTTGTCCCGGCGAATGCCCTCTTCCCGCTGCTTGCCGCCTTTGTTGGCGAGCTCCTTGTGCAGGGGCTTCGGATTATTCTGTTCCAAGCGCTTGGGCGGCCGGTCGAGATCGTCGAGCCGATGCCGGCGCTTATTCTGCTCACCGCCGTCTCGACGGCGTTGCTGGCGCTCGGGTTCTACCCCTTTGCGCGCTGGCTCGACCGGCGGCGGCGGGGACCGCGTCTCGAATGGTGA
- the mreC gene encoding rod shape-determining protein MreC, translated as MIRARAAVGPLLWLCFAVIGIWVANSGVARPVLGAASAAFAPVQQLLTTVVQPLGALVRGVLDVGASREENERLRQLVDRLNAEVVRLQESDIENERLRAMLDFRRRNPQFELMAARIIAMDPSSPVRSATIDRGAEAGIREGMVVLSPAGNLVGRVVQVWPTTARVLFIVDSSSSVNALIQRADSRALGIVNGLPGDRLLMRYLPQQEEIRAGDIVVTSGLGENYPRGLHIGQVVEVKRNPVDLFQEARVDPAVKFSRLDSVQVIMNFFPAGLN; from the coding sequence GTGATCCGCGCCCGTGCTGCTGTTGGACCGCTGCTCTGGCTCTGCTTTGCAGTCATCGGGATCTGGGTGGCGAATAGCGGTGTGGCACGGCCAGTGTTAGGCGCCGCATCGGCGGCCTTTGCGCCGGTCCAGCAGCTCCTGACCACCGTCGTGCAGCCGCTGGGCGCCCTTGTCCGCGGCGTGCTCGATGTTGGTGCCTCCCGCGAGGAGAACGAACGGCTCCGCCAGCTGGTCGATCGGCTGAATGCCGAAGTGGTGCGGCTCCAAGAGTCTGATATCGAAAACGAGCGGCTGCGGGCGATGCTCGACTTTCGCCGGCGCAACCCGCAGTTCGAGCTGATGGCGGCACGGATCATCGCGATGGACCCGAGCAGTCCCGTGCGCTCGGCGACGATCGACCGGGGCGCGGAGGCAGGGATCCGGGAGGGCATGGTTGTCCTCAGCCCGGCAGGCAACTTGGTCGGACGAGTGGTGCAGGTCTGGCCGACAACGGCGCGCGTCCTCTTCATTGTGGATTCGTCAAGTTCTGTCAACGCCTTAATCCAGCGCGCCGACTCGCGGGCGCTCGGCATCGTGAACGGCTTGCCCGGCGACCGCCTGCTGATGCGCTACCTCCCTCAGCAAGAGGAGATCCGGGCAGGCGATATCGTGGTGACCTCCGGGCTTGGCGAGAATTATCCCCGCGGCTTGCACATAGGCCAAGTTGTCGAGGTGAAGCGCAATCCGGTCGACCTGTTCCAAGAGGCGCGCGTTGACCCGGCGGTCAAGTTCTCGCGGTTGGACTCGGTCCAAGTGATTATGAATTTCTTTCCGGCCGGCTTGAATTGA